A part of Bacillaceae bacterium S4-13-56 genomic DNA contains:
- a CDS encoding transposase — IFENKNWYRTLESRKSADFPAKDSVYRFLNQSTFAWRRFLLFLSVHTIGKVTKLSNHDRPKVLILDDSSYDRNRSKTVELLARCFDHASQKMRFYKGFRMLTLGWSDGA, encoded by the coding sequence TGATATTTGAAAACAAAAATTGGTATCGGACGCTTGAAAGTAGAAAATCTGCCGATTTTCCTGCTAAGGACTCCGTCTATCGTTTCTTAAATCAGTCTACCTTCGCGTGGCGTAGATTTTTACTGTTTCTTAGTGTCCATACCATTGGAAAAGTAACGAAACTCTCGAATCATGACCGACCGAAGGTCTTAATATTAGATGATTCTTCGTATGATCGAAATCGTAGTAAAACGGTTGAGTTACTAGCTCGTTGTTTTGATCATGCCTCTCAAAAAATGCGCTTTTATAAAGGCTTTCGAATGCTTACCCTTGGCTGGTCAGATGGTGCAA